One Lentimicrobiaceae bacterium DNA window includes the following coding sequences:
- the pstA gene encoding phosphate ABC transporter permease PstA, whose protein sequence is MLQQFRHTEEKIFRIIMFLSTSVIILALALIIFSVLYKGLPSLSWEMISQKPKGGFYFGKEGGILNAIVGSLYLAIGSTFLAFIIGLPVALYMNIHLVKRKKLANTLRFFLDVMWGVPSIVYGAFGFTLMIFFGIKTSLLAGIITVTLFIIPIMVRAMDEVLKTIPMGLQEASLSLGSTKSETAYRVFFRQAYSGMVTAILLSFGRAIGDAAAVLFTTGYTDNIPTGLNQPTATLPLSIFFQLGSPLEEVRDRAFASAVVLTFIILVISILARFFSRRYQKHKINF, encoded by the coding sequence ATGTTGCAGCAATTCAGACATACAGAAGAAAAGATTTTCAGGATAATCATGTTTTTATCTACCAGCGTGATAATACTGGCACTTGCCCTGATCATTTTCAGCGTTTTGTATAAAGGTTTGCCTTCTTTAAGCTGGGAGATGATTAGCCAGAAGCCTAAAGGCGGATTTTATTTTGGTAAAGAAGGTGGTATCCTGAATGCCATTGTAGGCTCGCTATACTTAGCCATAGGCTCTACATTTCTGGCATTTATCATCGGCTTGCCAGTAGCCCTTTACATGAATATTCATCTTGTAAAGAGAAAAAAACTGGCAAACACCCTTCGCTTCTTCTTAGATGTAATGTGGGGTGTTCCATCCATCGTTTACGGAGCATTCGGCTTTACGCTGATGATTTTTTTCGGAATAAAGACTTCGCTGCTTGCAGGTATCATAACCGTAACCCTTTTTATCATCCCTATTATGGTACGTGCGATGGACGAAGTATTGAAAACCATTCCAATGGGATTACAGGAAGCATCTTTGTCGCTTGGCTCCACCAAATCAGAAACGGCATACCGGGTCTTTTTTCGTCAGGCTTATAGCGGAATGGTAACTGCCATTCTTCTTTCTTTCGGAAGAGCCATAGGTGATGCCGCTGCGGTACTTTTTACCACGGGATACACCGACAATATCCCTACCGGGTTAAACCAACCTACTGCCACACTGCCACTTTCCATATTTTTCCAACTTGGGTCTCCTTTGGAAGAAGTCAGGGACAGAGCTTTTGCTTCAGCAGTGGTACTTACA